In Leptospira brenneri, a single genomic region encodes these proteins:
- the cmk gene encoding (d)CMP kinase translates to MNHLNIENVIAIDGPAGSGKSTLARMIAHKIGYLYLDSGAFYRGLTLAIWEKFLETKQDESKFPFYAEDLSDATLLEKDEAQFGFSVAKIPVHCELSSTGENLMFLGDRDISAEIRDPEITKKIRYIAPRRAFREIINHHIREFAGKHKLVMDGRDIGTEVFPKSKFKFFLTASVEVRAKRRYDELITKGFKADLKHIQDEIEARDESDTTRTVAPLKQASDAILIDTSTLDTETVLNTILSKVSSSGQI, encoded by the coding sequence ATGAATCATCTGAATATAGAAAACGTCATTGCCATTGATGGGCCTGCAGGTTCCGGGAAAAGTACACTCGCACGTATGATCGCCCATAAGATTGGATATCTTTACTTGGATTCGGGCGCCTTTTATCGTGGATTAACTCTTGCTATATGGGAAAAATTTTTAGAAACAAAACAAGACGAATCTAAATTTCCTTTTTATGCTGAAGATTTAAGCGATGCGACACTTTTGGAAAAAGACGAAGCGCAGTTCGGATTTTCTGTGGCAAAAATTCCCGTACACTGTGAACTTTCTTCCACAGGGGAAAATTTGATGTTTTTAGGAGATCGGGACATAAGTGCTGAAATCCGAGATCCAGAAATCACTAAAAAAATTCGTTACATCGCCCCAAGGCGGGCTTTTCGAGAAATCATCAACCACCACATCCGAGAATTTGCTGGAAAACACAAATTGGTCATGGATGGCAGGGATATTGGGACAGAAGTTTTTCCTAAATCCAAATTTAAATTCTTTCTAACTGCCTCTGTGGAAGTCCGAGCCAAACGCCGTTACGATGAATTAATCACAAAAGGCTTCAAAGCGGACCTAAAACACATCCAGGACGAGATTGAGGCCCGGGATGAAAGTGACACCACCCGGACCGTGGCTCCCCTGAAACAGGCTTCCGACGCAATCCTAATTGACACGAGCACCCTCGACACAGAAACTGTCCTAAATACTATCCTGTCCAAGGTTTCATCCTCTGGGCAAATCTAG
- a CDS encoding histidine kinase dimerization/phosphoacceptor domain -containing protein translates to MKLRNRNLDPEKIADFECFRSGVLELIVGNTILSETLTEIVRGIETLNPSMLCSVILIENSKIKIASAPSLPKIYNDAIEGETIGPSVGSCGTAAYTGKRVIVENIETSPLWTKYKNVALQEKLLSCWSEPIKSHRDEVIGTFAIYQHEIASPNEFDIFIISEAASLVNIAIEKSIVSEKLTESERRFRDFFEKNSSVMLIIEPNTGEIISANQAAVGYYGYPHEILTKMKIDEINILPSEEIKAERIRALKEERNYFSFPHKLASGEIKQVEVYSTPIETSNRSLLFSIVHDVTERKTAEEKVKSLLSEKEIILREVHHRIKNNMTILSNLLDLQAGSQENEEIRNSLKDATSRIRTMALLYDKLYSGKGFRESRLDEYLVPLAKEIISLFPYPVKLNTEIAPLELSAGQLQTIGIIVNELLTNSVKYARQTSKELEITIKAYREGQNFQLFISDNGKGFDPQMGNPDKMGFGLTLVSMLTKQINGVISFRGDKGAEYLISVPIK, encoded by the coding sequence GTGAAACTTAGAAATCGAAATCTAGATCCTGAGAAAATTGCAGACTTCGAATGTTTCCGAAGCGGGGTTTTAGAACTCATCGTTGGGAATACCATCCTTTCCGAAACCTTAACTGAAATTGTAAGAGGGATTGAAACCCTCAATCCTTCCATGCTTTGTTCTGTCATTCTCATCGAGAATTCAAAAATCAAAATTGCCTCTGCCCCTTCTCTACCAAAAATTTATAATGATGCGATTGAAGGGGAAACCATCGGTCCGAGTGTGGGTTCTTGTGGAACAGCCGCTTACACTGGCAAACGAGTCATTGTAGAAAACATCGAAACAAGTCCTCTTTGGACAAAATATAAGAATGTGGCTTTACAAGAAAAACTTCTGTCTTGTTGGTCTGAACCAATCAAGTCTCACAGAGATGAAGTCATAGGTACTTTTGCCATTTACCAACATGAAATTGCAAGCCCTAATGAATTTGATATCTTTATCATATCGGAAGCCGCGAGCCTTGTCAACATCGCCATCGAAAAATCAATTGTCTCTGAAAAACTCACAGAAAGCGAAAGGCGGTTTCGAGATTTTTTTGAAAAGAACTCTTCGGTTATGTTAATCATCGAACCAAACACGGGAGAAATCATCAGTGCCAACCAAGCTGCCGTGGGATATTATGGTTACCCTCACGAAATTTTAACCAAGATGAAAATTGATGAAATCAATATTCTACCGAGTGAAGAAATCAAAGCAGAAAGAATCCGTGCACTGAAAGAAGAAAGAAATTATTTTTCTTTTCCACACAAATTGGCAAGTGGCGAAATCAAACAAGTGGAAGTTTATTCCACTCCCATAGAAACTAGCAACCGTTCTTTACTTTTTTCCATTGTCCATGATGTTACAGAAAGAAAAACGGCAGAAGAAAAAGTAAAATCCCTTCTTTCAGAAAAAGAAATCATCCTTAGAGAAGTTCATCATCGAATCAAAAATAATATGACTATCCTCAGTAATCTTTTAGATTTACAGGCCGGGTCACAAGAAAACGAAGAGATTCGAAATTCTCTCAAAGATGCAACAAGTCGAATTAGAACCATGGCTCTTCTCTATGATAAATTGTATTCCGGGAAGGGTTTTCGGGAATCACGACTGGATGAATACTTAGTTCCGTTAGCAAAAGAAATCATTTCTTTATTTCCTTATCCAGTAAAACTAAATACAGAGATTGCTCCTTTAGAATTATCAGCAGGACAGCTCCAAACAATTGGTATCATTGTCAATGAACTTCTCACAAACAGTGTAAAATACGCAAGGCAAACCAGTAAGGAATTAGAAATCACCATCAAAGCTTATAGAGAAGGTCAAAATTTCCAATTATTCATTAGCGATAATGGCAAAGGTTTTGACCCTCAGATGGGAAACCCCGACAAAATGGGATTTGGTTTGACTTTGGTGAGTATGCTCACCAAACAAATCAATGGGGTTATTAGCTTTCGAGGAGACAAGGGAGCAGAATATTTAATTTCAGTTCCAATCAAATAA
- the plsX gene encoding phosphate acyltransferase PlsX, which produces MWVAVDAMSGDYGPEGIVEGAVLAVRDFGLSVYLVGDEQELLDILLKFDYDTEKIRVIHSTEIIGMNDSPSIAVRAMEDSSVVKAVRLVADKECIGVFSPGNTGATMAAALLHLGRLPGVLRPPIAAHIPREEGPPVLLLDAGANVDCKPEYLAQFAVMGEIYSRELFGIKNPKVGILSNGEEDKKGNTVSVKTFDLLKKIPFNFVGNVEGRDLYGGGREVDVVVCDGFIGNIVLKATEGLAKSIFNVLRNSIRQSSLAQTGALLLKSTFNAVKKRLDYAEYGGALLLGVEGICMIGHGSSNALAVKNAVRVIAECAKHGINERIRTRLGEYKTLLGDSG; this is translated from the coding sequence ATGTGGGTCGCCGTGGACGCGATGAGCGGAGATTACGGCCCTGAAGGTATCGTCGAGGGCGCGGTACTAGCAGTTCGAGATTTCGGACTGTCTGTGTATCTCGTTGGCGACGAACAAGAGTTACTTGATATCCTGTTAAAATTTGATTATGACACTGAAAAAATCCGTGTCATTCATTCTACTGAAATCATCGGTATGAATGATTCTCCTTCAATAGCAGTCCGCGCTATGGAGGATTCTTCCGTAGTCAAAGCAGTTCGTTTAGTGGCAGATAAAGAATGTATCGGTGTGTTTTCTCCGGGAAACACAGGTGCTACTATGGCTGCCGCATTACTTCATCTTGGTCGCTTACCAGGTGTTTTGCGGCCACCCATTGCTGCCCATATTCCTAGAGAAGAAGGACCACCTGTACTGTTGTTAGATGCTGGTGCGAATGTCGATTGTAAACCAGAATACTTAGCACAGTTTGCTGTGATGGGTGAAATTTATTCCCGTGAACTTTTTGGAATCAAAAATCCCAAGGTGGGAATCCTTTCTAATGGGGAAGAAGACAAAAAAGGAAATACTGTTTCTGTCAAAACTTTTGATCTCCTAAAAAAAATCCCTTTTAACTTTGTCGGAAATGTAGAAGGCCGTGATCTTTATGGTGGTGGTCGCGAAGTGGACGTTGTTGTTTGTGATGGTTTTATCGGGAACATTGTTCTCAAAGCAACTGAAGGTCTTGCGAAGTCTATCTTTAATGTTTTAAGAAATTCCATTAGACAATCCAGTCTTGCCCAAACCGGTGCCTTACTTTTAAAATCAACTTTTAACGCTGTGAAAAAACGTTTAGACTATGCGGAATATGGTGGTGCCCTTCTTCTTGGTGTAGAAGGGATTTGTATGATAGGCCACGGTTCTTCGAATGCTTTGGCCGTTAAAAATGCTGTACGTGTGATTGCAGAGTGCGCCAAACATGGAATCAACGAAAGGATTCGGACAAGACTTGGCGAATACAAAACCTTACTTGGTGATTCGGGTTAA
- a CDS encoding beta-propeller fold lactonase family protein, giving the protein MKKQTLIILFLLCHCSLIQNTKNQFGNVLIAFLSSAGFYSGEDRLPAPVDIVPAPTLTIPSNSVFSSIENSLKISKGSTETPVLVQGKMVPIGDVYDIGLNFETFTGINPVEAKSVIFPEPITFEYKYDKSSLTEAGFIEEFTVYYFDVFSETWLPMDHVVIDLEKQTIQVATNHFTPFVLTALPTPTNTGVALAPQCLSTTMPITGEGGAQWTQLDAHFKYYKDRNYTITPTNDFYELGLNRSFGIATCNGGTPQTGSEPCGSFTEHKHNANLNYINFVADEDLTVYIMYDRRGASDASWLASESWTLDSRTIQTTDAVGSYKVYYKVYYKEFLKGNLVTLHGNRVGLPTNTAVDTNYWVAIKRKENNPGTCLASAENFQNPITHITAIPGQTSSTLLWKDIDLNSVSNLIIRRKKNAPPSSPADGLPVFGEEISTIGFKDTLLEENTTYYYSIFALNSEGVTSLAQTVLITTGVDSDQDGIRDSFESDLSCPAYSWFPVCTTNPNLADSDSDGINDLTEIIQQTNPNDPDTNPPNISSFTLLSETPTYFPIAKLSANATDNVPGQEIDWLITKSNVKPKFDHPGWQTGTVSPSLKEFSGIELKDLGNQNFYVWAKDKAGNISNLYAPVTINVLGFKYPKHLISVENNQIKMYKHNLLTNILEQKISKSIDPYFNIFQTFLSKDGKYFFLLSDVYNSDYEEFYLSVYRIDYVNDTITFSDKKSVIPLNFELSRNENYLIGTHSGYRVAKIKFNKTNGTITNNSYTENLDPYDGNAGWLGFAIITKTHPKKDWVYAFHHYNRYHIVDLPSLNKLSSQSIGSTDLDGLQTLNFHPSGLFAYFLQSGELKVTDVDQITGQLYNFRNPINNSYSGPQKFIISEDGLILLRTENYGQSLGNYEIDPSNGNLTKKDTIAIGGNFRSVMIDSTSQFVYLKYSKVENNTTQIRTKIFKVDKTTRKLDQVGDQILGEDNHYQNQVVHSYDNTNPPVEVSLTQTNQLGFLQRDGVVKYPAPNTMLVGVIPNTTCGVLPPSSIYGDPCRLYTRTGQPLIDRSIGNSIQVSKTISDSAFIRCNKRESDFTETLSVKDSSDTAVNIQSFGDFWSKKLSFDFRPSDPNLSLNYSLTDHSSECLSTGSNVTNKSIAFTKKKISLKGGIVTTAGSPPPASYTMPNLRHYQMINGRALPVTSRLVTCIMERFDCPLGINLLNLFCNRNIITNGYYLSDDRNPKEFCASIAVSRDISTFSNPIYRFGYIKSLSFTEETRWIWENYQISDP; this is encoded by the coding sequence ATGAAAAAGCAAACCTTAATCATCCTCTTTCTTCTCTGTCATTGTTCCTTAATCCAAAATACCAAAAATCAATTTGGGAATGTCTTAATTGCCTTTCTAAGCAGTGCAGGTTTCTACTCAGGAGAAGACAGGTTGCCAGCTCCTGTAGATATAGTTCCAGCTCCAACTTTAACAATTCCGAGTAACTCAGTATTCTCAAGCATTGAGAATAGTTTGAAAATTTCAAAAGGATCTACAGAAACACCCGTCTTAGTCCAAGGAAAAATGGTTCCCATTGGAGATGTTTATGACATAGGACTCAACTTTGAGACCTTTACTGGGATCAATCCGGTAGAAGCAAAATCCGTGATTTTCCCAGAGCCCATTACCTTCGAGTATAAATATGACAAATCAAGTCTAACAGAAGCTGGGTTTATCGAAGAATTCACAGTCTATTATTTCGATGTTTTTTCAGAAACATGGCTCCCTATGGATCACGTAGTCATCGATTTAGAAAAACAAACCATACAAGTAGCAACAAACCACTTTACACCTTTTGTTTTAACGGCACTACCGACTCCCACAAATACAGGAGTGGCTCTTGCACCACAATGCCTTTCCACTACTATGCCTATCACTGGGGAGGGAGGTGCTCAGTGGACTCAACTGGATGCACATTTTAAATATTACAAAGACAGAAATTATACAATTACACCTACTAACGATTTTTATGAATTGGGTTTAAACAGATCCTTTGGTATTGCCACCTGCAACGGAGGAACACCCCAAACTGGATCAGAGCCTTGCGGAAGTTTTACCGAACATAAACATAACGCAAATCTGAATTATATCAATTTTGTGGCAGATGAAGACCTAACAGTATACATCATGTATGATAGAAGAGGTGCCAGTGACGCCAGTTGGCTCGCCTCTGAGAGTTGGACATTAGATAGTCGCACCATCCAAACAACCGATGCCGTCGGAAGTTATAAAGTCTATTATAAAGTCTATTATAAAGAATTTTTGAAAGGGAATTTAGTGACCCTACATGGAAATAGAGTCGGCCTACCCACAAACACTGCGGTAGATACCAACTACTGGGTTGCCATTAAGAGAAAAGAAAATAATCCAGGGACTTGTCTTGCCTCTGCTGAAAATTTTCAGAATCCAATCACTCATATCACGGCAATTCCAGGTCAAACTTCTTCCACTCTACTTTGGAAGGACATTGATCTAAACTCTGTTTCCAACCTAATCATCCGAAGGAAAAAAAATGCACCCCCATCAAGCCCAGCCGATGGACTCCCTGTCTTTGGAGAAGAAATCTCTACAATAGGGTTTAAAGATACGCTATTAGAAGAAAATACAACGTACTACTATTCTATCTTTGCTTTAAACTCTGAAGGTGTTACCTCTCTGGCACAGACGGTGCTTATTACAACGGGAGTAGATTCTGATCAGGATGGAATCCGAGACAGTTTTGAATCCGATTTATCTTGTCCCGCTTATTCCTGGTTTCCAGTCTGTACAACAAATCCCAATCTCGCCGATTCGGATTCTGATGGCATTAATGACCTAACAGAAATCATACAACAAACAAATCCGAATGATCCCGATACAAATCCACCAAACATTTCTTCTTTCACTTTATTAAGCGAAACCCCTACTTATTTTCCCATCGCAAAACTTTCTGCAAATGCTACCGACAATGTGCCTGGACAGGAGATCGACTGGCTAATCACGAAGAGCAATGTAAAGCCAAAGTTTGATCATCCTGGTTGGCAAACAGGAACCGTTTCACCTTCACTAAAAGAGTTTTCTGGCATTGAATTAAAAGATTTGGGCAATCAAAACTTTTATGTGTGGGCTAAAGACAAAGCAGGAAATATCAGTAATCTATATGCACCGGTTACGATCAATGTGTTGGGGTTTAAGTATCCAAAGCACTTAATTTCAGTTGAAAACAACCAAATTAAAATGTATAAACACAACTTATTGACAAATATTTTGGAACAGAAAATCTCAAAGTCAATAGATCCTTACTTTAACATCTTTCAAACTTTTCTATCAAAGGATGGGAAATATTTTTTTCTGTTATCAGATGTATACAATTCTGATTACGAGGAATTTTATTTATCCGTGTATCGAATCGATTACGTGAACGATACAATAACCTTTTCTGATAAAAAGTCGGTAATTCCTTTAAACTTTGAACTATCGAGGAATGAAAATTATTTAATAGGAACGCATAGTGGTTATCGTGTAGCCAAAATCAAATTCAATAAAACCAATGGAACAATAACTAACAACAGTTACACAGAAAATCTTGATCCATATGATGGTAATGCTGGCTGGCTAGGATTTGCAATCATAACAAAAACCCACCCTAAAAAAGATTGGGTTTATGCATTCCATCACTATAATCGCTACCATATAGTAGATTTACCTTCTCTAAACAAACTTTCATCTCAAAGTATTGGATCAACCGATCTTGATGGCCTTCAAACTTTAAACTTTCATCCGAGTGGACTATTTGCTTATTTTTTACAGTCCGGTGAACTCAAAGTTACAGATGTAGACCAAATCACTGGCCAACTATATAATTTCAGAAATCCAATAAACAATTCATATTCAGGCCCACAAAAATTTATTATATCAGAAGATGGATTGATACTATTAAGAACAGAAAACTATGGACAATCACTTGGAAATTATGAGATAGATCCATCAAATGGAAATCTCACTAAAAAAGATACCATTGCCATCGGAGGAAATTTTCGCTCGGTAATGATTGATAGTACTTCCCAATTTGTTTACCTAAAATATAGCAAAGTTGAAAATAATACTACACAAATTAGAACTAAAATATTCAAAGTAGATAAAACCACACGGAAATTGGACCAAGTGGGAGACCAGATTTTAGGCGAAGATAATCACTACCAAAATCAAGTTGTCCATTCCTACGACAACACAAATCCCCCTGTAGAAGTTTCTCTCACCCAAACCAACCAATTGGGATTTTTACAAAGGGATGGTGTGGTGAAATACCCAGCACCAAATACTATGTTAGTAGGTGTTATTCCGAATACAACTTGCGGTGTATTACCACCCTCATCCATATATGGTGACCCTTGTCGATTATATACCAGAACTGGACAACCGTTAATTGATCGTTCCATTGGAAACTCTATTCAAGTATCAAAAACCATTTCCGATTCAGCATTCATTCGGTGTAACAAAAGAGAATCAGATTTTACAGAGACTCTATCCGTGAAAGATTCTAGCGATACAGCTGTAAATATCCAATCATTTGGTGATTTTTGGTCGAAAAAACTATCCTTTGACTTTCGCCCTTCAGATCCTAATTTATCTTTAAATTACTCGCTGACAGATCATTCTTCAGAGTGTCTGTCTACTGGTTCGAATGTAACCAACAAATCCATTGCCTTCACTAAAAAGAAAATTTCGCTGAAAGGTGGCATAGTAACTACCGCAGGCTCACCACCACCTGCAAGTTACACAATGCCAAATTTAAGACACTATCAAATGATAAATGGAAGAGCACTTCCAGTAACTTCGCGCTTAGTTACTTGCATAATGGAACGATTTGACTGCCCTTTGGGCATAAATCTACTTAATTTATTCTGTAATCGTAATATTATTACAAATGGATATTATTTGAGTGATGATAGAAATCCTAAGGAATTTTGTGCAAGTATCGCGGTCTCAAGAGATATCAGCACTTTTTCGAATCCCATATATAGGTTTGGTTATATTAAATCTCTCTCTTTTACCGAAGAAACTCGGTGGATATGGGAAAATTACCAAATATCTGATCCTTAA
- the fabG gene encoding 3-oxoacyl-ACP reductase FabG, whose protein sequence is MISLSGKTAIVTGGARGIGKATCLKLASLGANIVVADMNPEATNATAEELKSKGYKAIAVVANVSVEEDAQKLIDSAKKEFGTVDILVNNAGITRDTLLMRMKKEQWDSVIAVNLTGTYLCTQAAIKVMMKQENGGSIINLSSISGENGNIGQTNYSASKAGVIGFTKAVALELASRKVRCNAIAPGFIATEMTEAIPENIRAGMVQAIPLKRAGLPEDIANGIAFLASDASSFITGHVLDINGGGFLPGGGH, encoded by the coding sequence ATGATTAGTTTATCAGGAAAAACGGCCATCGTAACAGGTGGAGCTAGAGGAATTGGAAAAGCAACTTGTTTGAAACTTGCTTCTCTTGGAGCCAATATCGTTGTAGCAGATATGAACCCAGAAGCAACCAATGCCACTGCGGAAGAATTAAAATCCAAAGGATACAAGGCAATTGCTGTGGTTGCAAACGTTTCTGTAGAAGAAGATGCGCAAAAACTAATTGATTCAGCAAAAAAAGAATTTGGAACTGTAGACATCCTCGTGAATAACGCAGGGATCACTCGTGACACTCTACTCATGAGAATGAAAAAAGAGCAGTGGGATTCTGTAATTGCAGTGAACCTTACTGGAACTTACCTCTGTACACAAGCAGCGATCAAAGTTATGATGAAACAAGAAAATGGTGGATCCATCATCAACCTTTCTTCTATTTCTGGTGAAAACGGAAACATTGGACAAACAAATTACTCTGCATCGAAAGCAGGTGTGATTGGTTTCACAAAAGCAGTGGCTCTAGAACTTGCTTCTAGAAAGGTTCGTTGTAACGCGATTGCTCCCGGTTTTATTGCCACTGAAATGACAGAAGCAATCCCTGAAAACATCAGAGCCGGAATGGTACAAGCGATTCCGTTAAAACGTGCTGGTCTTCCTGAAGACATCGCCAACGGAATTGCTTTCCTTGCGTCAGATGCATCTTCTTTTATCACAGGACATGTCCTTGATATTAATGGTGGTGGTTTTCTACCAGGTGGCGGTCACTAA
- a CDS encoding 30S ribosomal protein S1, producing MNSTNPSSPKNETTSFGELLEKWESQSQAQEQENSAGKGTLIEGTVVDVIGDTVFLDIGEKLEARVPREDFSETPKRGEKVSAIIKKRVDGYCVLSKKEADQRVGWETIKDASQNGYPLSGKIVGEVKNKGYLVESEGIQLFLPASHVGVRFKESTEGGKEFSFKIIELNEKTRTGVVSRKTLLDEINGEKWEELLGKVKVGDKVNGKVVKIANFGVFLSVYEVVGLLRQNDISYKKFAPFKQYFNIGAEVEVVVLEVDKENNKLSLGIKQLYEDPWIWAKKELEKGMVVRGIVTSLTNFGAFVELKEGLEGLIHTTELSWAKKPPHPKDVLKKGQEVDSEILDIDFEARRLSLGLKQLLPNPWEALSANVRAGNVLEGKITGITKYGAFVEVESGIEGLIHISDITWDEKEKNPLNLLKKGQSVQYKILDVNLDAQRISCGLKQLSEHPYEALRKKYPPGTLVEGRVKSIVSFGVFVEVEPGYEGLVHISEIPDGRNIKLEDLYKVGDSVRTVVVKIEPNNKKISLSIKDFDKAVEREEMAKYMKEDNQPSRESIGSFMNLNQNR from the coding sequence TTGAATTCAACCAACCCATCCTCCCCCAAAAATGAGACCACTTCCTTCGGCGAATTATTAGAGAAGTGGGAATCGCAGTCACAGGCACAAGAGCAAGAGAACTCCGCAGGAAAAGGTACCCTCATTGAAGGGACTGTAGTCGATGTCATTGGTGACACTGTTTTCCTTGATATTGGAGAAAAATTAGAAGCTCGAGTTCCTCGTGAAGACTTTTCTGAAACGCCAAAACGCGGTGAAAAAGTCAGTGCGATCATTAAGAAACGGGTCGACGGATATTGTGTCCTTTCCAAAAAAGAAGCGGACCAACGAGTTGGTTGGGAAACCATTAAAGATGCAAGCCAAAACGGATACCCTCTCTCTGGTAAAATTGTCGGAGAAGTAAAAAACAAAGGTTACCTCGTAGAAAGCGAAGGAATTCAACTTTTCCTACCTGCTTCTCATGTAGGCGTTCGTTTTAAAGAATCCACAGAAGGTGGAAAAGAGTTTTCATTCAAAATCATTGAACTCAATGAAAAAACGAGAACTGGTGTAGTTTCTCGTAAAACCCTCCTTGATGAAATCAACGGCGAGAAGTGGGAAGAACTTCTTGGCAAAGTAAAAGTTGGCGACAAAGTCAACGGTAAGGTTGTGAAAATTGCCAATTTTGGTGTTTTCCTTTCTGTTTACGAAGTAGTAGGGCTTCTACGTCAAAACGATATTTCTTATAAAAAATTCGCTCCTTTCAAACAATACTTCAACATCGGTGCCGAAGTAGAAGTGGTTGTTTTGGAAGTAGATAAAGAGAATAATAAACTTTCTCTTGGGATCAAACAACTCTATGAAGATCCTTGGATTTGGGCAAAGAAAGAACTCGAGAAAGGAATGGTGGTACGAGGAATCGTAACTTCCCTTACTAACTTTGGTGCTTTCGTTGAACTCAAAGAAGGTCTGGAAGGACTCATCCATACCACAGAACTTTCTTGGGCAAAAAAACCACCTCATCCAAAAGATGTTTTGAAAAAAGGCCAAGAAGTTGATTCCGAAATTCTAGACATTGATTTCGAAGCAAGACGTTTGTCTCTTGGACTAAAACAACTCCTTCCTAACCCTTGGGAAGCTCTCTCTGCTAACGTTCGCGCTGGAAACGTGCTCGAAGGTAAAATCACTGGAATCACTAAATATGGTGCTTTCGTGGAAGTAGAAAGTGGAATCGAAGGACTCATTCATATCTCCGACATCACTTGGGATGAAAAAGAAAAGAACCCTTTGAACCTCCTTAAAAAAGGCCAATCGGTTCAATACAAAATCTTAGATGTCAACTTAGATGCACAACGTATCAGCTGTGGTCTCAAACAACTTTCAGAACACCCATACGAGGCTCTTCGCAAAAAATACCCACCAGGTACTCTTGTGGAAGGTCGTGTGAAATCCATCGTTAGTTTTGGAGTGTTTGTGGAAGTAGAACCAGGTTACGAAGGCCTTGTTCATATCTCCGAAATTCCAGATGGTCGCAACATTAAGTTAGAAGATCTTTACAAAGTGGGTGATTCTGTTCGCACAGTCGTTGTAAAAATTGAACCTAACAATAAGAAGATTTCTCTCTCTATCAAAGACTTTGATAAAGCAGTAGAACGCGAAGAGATGGCTAAATACATGAAGGAAGACAACCAACCTTCACGTGAATCCATCGGTTCTTTTATGAATTTAAACCAAAACCGATAG
- the hisG gene encoding ATP phosphoribosyltransferase — MLTLALPKGRLAEETALLLQSKGWLKSLPSEGSKELTFVSEDKRLRLLFVRSQDVCTYVEEAAADAGIVGWDIIREGGFDLIAPVDLKLGACRLSLASFPDFDLFAKRSKVRVATKYPNLTREYFFSKGISCEIIKLYGSIELAPIVGLSDCIVDLVSTGGTLKANGLKEFESILYSTARLVCNRSAFYHKHTELRSLIESLEN, encoded by the coding sequence ATGTTAACTTTGGCTCTTCCGAAAGGTAGGCTTGCCGAAGAAACCGCACTTCTTTTGCAATCCAAAGGATGGTTGAAATCTCTGCCATCCGAGGGTTCGAAAGAACTCACCTTTGTCTCTGAAGACAAACGCCTCCGCCTTTTATTTGTCAGATCCCAAGATGTTTGCACCTATGTGGAAGAAGCTGCCGCAGATGCCGGCATTGTGGGTTGGGATATCATCCGAGAGGGTGGATTTGACCTCATCGCACCTGTGGATTTGAAACTAGGGGCCTGTAGGCTCTCTCTTGCCTCGTTTCCTGACTTTGATCTTTTTGCCAAACGTTCGAAAGTGCGTGTGGCCACGAAATACCCTAATTTAACCCGGGAGTATTTCTTTTCCAAAGGCATCTCTTGCGAAATCATCAAACTTTATGGTTCGATTGAGCTTGCTCCGATTGTGGGCCTTTCTGACTGCATTGTGGACCTAGTTTCCACGGGAGGCACCCTAAAAGCCAATGGTCTGAAGGAATTTGAGTCGATTTTATACAGTACAGCCCGTTTGGTCTGCAATCGCTCTGCTTTTTATCACAAACATACCGAATTACGGTCTCTTATCGAGAGCCTAGAAAATTAA
- the rpmF gene encoding 50S ribosomal protein L32, protein MAVPKRRKSKSKVRTKRAHHAIGKPNLNPCSNCGSFVLSHRVCPYCGFYKGKLVVAQKVKKTTEDN, encoded by the coding sequence ATGGCAGTCCCAAAGAGACGTAAATCAAAATCGAAAGTTAGAACAAAAAGAGCCCATCACGCGATCGGCAAACCTAACTTAAACCCGTGTTCCAATTGTGGATCATTTGTTCTATCCCACCGTGTTTGCCCTTATTGCGGTTTTTATAAGGGAAAACTCGTAGTCGCTCAAAAAGTTAAAAAAACGACCGAAGATAACTAA